One window of Kosakonia cowanii JCM 10956 = DSM 18146 genomic DNA carries:
- the fadE gene encoding acyl-CoA dehydrogenase FadE, with product MMILSIVATLVLLGVLFYHRVNLLLSSVILLAWTAALGLAGIWSLWMLVPVALILLPLNFTPMRKSFISAPVFRGFRKVMPPMSRTEKEAIDAGTTWWEGDLFRGNPDWKKLHNYPQPRLTAEEQAFIDGPVEEACRMANDFQITHEMADLPPELWAYLKEHRFFAMIIKKEYGGLEFSAYAQSRVLQKLSGVSGILSITVGVPNSLGPGELLQHYGTQEQKDHYLPRLARGQEIPCFALTSPEAGSDAGAIPDTGVVCMGEWQGEQVLGMRLTWNKRYITLAPIATVLGLAFKLSDPDKLLGGAEELGITCALIPTSTPGVEIGRRHFPLNVPFQNGPTRGKDIFVPIDYIIGGPKMAGQGWRMLVECLSVGRGITLPSNSTGGVKSVALGIGAYAHIRRQFKVAIGKMEGIEEPLARIAGNAYVMDAAASLITYGIMLGEKPAVLSAIVKYHCTHRGQQAIIDAMDIAGGKGIMLGEGNFLARAYQGAPIAITVEGANILTRTMMIFGQGAIRCHPYVLEEMAAAQNNDVDAFDKLLFKHIGHVGSNEMRSLWLGLTRGLTSASPTGDATKRYYQHLNRLSANLALLSDISMAVLGGSLKRRERISARLGDVLSQLFLASAVLKRYDDEGRQEADLPLVHWGVQDALYQAEQAMVDLLENFPNRLVAGMMSFVIFPTGRHYRAPSDRLDHKVAKILQTPNATRSRIGRGQYLTPSEHNPVGLLEEALVDVMAADPIHQRICKSLGKNLPFTRLDDLANQALASGLINQDEAALLIKAEASRLRTINVDDFEPDALATQPVIHTPEKLRKPEAA from the coding sequence ATGATGATTTTGAGTATTGTCGCAACGCTCGTTCTGCTCGGTGTGCTCTTCTATCACCGCGTTAATCTGCTGCTCAGCAGCGTGATCCTGCTGGCATGGACCGCAGCCCTTGGGCTGGCGGGCATCTGGTCTCTCTGGATGCTGGTGCCGGTGGCGCTTATCCTCCTGCCGCTCAACTTCACGCCGATGCGTAAATCCTTTATCTCCGCGCCGGTGTTCCGCGGTTTCCGCAAAGTGATGCCGCCGATGTCGCGCACGGAAAAAGAGGCCATCGACGCAGGTACCACCTGGTGGGAAGGCGATCTGTTTCGCGGTAACCCGGACTGGAAAAAGCTGCACAACTACCCGCAGCCGCGCCTGACCGCAGAAGAGCAGGCCTTTATCGACGGCCCGGTTGAAGAAGCGTGCCGCATGGCGAACGACTTCCAGATCACCCATGAGATGGCCGATCTGCCGCCGGAGCTGTGGGCCTATCTTAAAGAGCACCGCTTCTTCGCGATGATCATCAAAAAAGAGTACGGCGGGCTGGAGTTCTCTGCCTATGCGCAATCCCGCGTGCTGCAAAAACTCTCCGGCGTCTCCGGCATTCTGTCGATCACCGTCGGCGTGCCTAACTCCTTAGGCCCGGGCGAACTGCTGCAACACTACGGCACGCAGGAGCAGAAAGATCACTACCTGCCACGCCTGGCGCGTGGGCAAGAGATCCCCTGCTTTGCGCTGACCAGCCCGGAAGCGGGTTCCGATGCGGGTGCTATTCCCGATACCGGCGTGGTCTGCATGGGCGAGTGGCAGGGCGAGCAGGTGCTCGGCATGCGTCTTACCTGGAACAAGCGCTACATTACGCTGGCGCCGATTGCCACCGTGCTTGGCCTGGCATTTAAACTCTCCGACCCGGACAAACTGCTGGGCGGCGCGGAAGAGTTGGGCATTACCTGTGCGCTGATCCCGACCTCGACGCCGGGCGTGGAGATTGGTCGTCGTCACTTCCCGCTTAACGTTCCGTTCCAGAACGGCCCGACGCGCGGAAAAGATATCTTTGTACCGATTGATTACATCATCGGCGGCCCGAAAATGGCCGGTCAGGGCTGGCGTATGCTGGTGGAGTGTCTCTCCGTTGGTCGCGGCATCACCCTGCCCTCCAACTCAACGGGCGGCGTGAAATCGGTCGCGCTGGGCATTGGTGCCTACGCCCACATTCGCCGTCAGTTCAAAGTGGCGATTGGCAAGATGGAAGGTATCGAAGAGCCGTTGGCGCGTATTGCCGGTAACGCCTATGTGATGGACGCCGCGGCGTCGCTGATCACCTACGGCATTATGCTCGGCGAAAAACCGGCGGTGCTGTCGGCGATTGTGAAATATCACTGTACCCACCGTGGTCAGCAGGCAATCATCGATGCGATGGATATTGCCGGCGGTAAAGGCATTATGCTCGGCGAAGGCAACTTCCTCGCCCGTGCTTACCAGGGCGCGCCGATCGCCATCACCGTTGAGGGCGCTAACATCCTCACCCGTACGATGATGATCTTCGGTCAGGGGGCAATTCGCTGCCATCCGTATGTACTGGAAGAGATGGCCGCCGCGCAGAACAACGACGTTGATGCGTTCGATAAGCTGCTGTTTAAACATATCGGCCATGTCGGCAGTAATGAGATGCGCAGCCTGTGGCTCGGCCTGACGCGCGGTTTAACCAGCGCCTCACCGACCGGGGATGCCACTAAACGTTACTACCAACACCTGAACCGCCTGAGTGCCAACCTGGCGCTGCTGTCGGATATCTCAATGGCAGTGCTCGGCGGTAGCCTGAAACGCCGCGAACGCATCTCCGCCCGTCTGGGTGATGTGTTAAGCCAACTGTTCCTCGCCTCGGCGGTGCTGAAGCGCTACGACGATGAAGGTCGCCAGGAAGCAGATCTGCCGCTGGTGCACTGGGGCGTGCAGGATGCGCTCTATCAGGCTGAGCAAGCGATGGTCGACCTGCTGGAGAACTTCCCGAACCGTCTCGTCGCGGGCATGATGAGCTTTGTCATCTTCCCGACCGGCCGCCACTACCGTGCGCCGTCCGACAGGCTTGATCATAAAGTGGCGAAGATCCTGCAAACGCCAAACGCTACCCGTTCGCGCATCGGTCGCGGTCAATACCTGACCCCGAGCGAGCACAACCCGGTCGGGCTGCTGGAAGAGGCGCTGGTTGATGTAATGGCTGCCGACCCGATCCATCAGCGCATCTGTAAATCGCTGGGTAAAAATCTGCCGTTTACCCGTCTGGACGATCTGGCTAACCAGGCGCTGGCAAGCGGGCTGATTAACCAGGATGAAGCGGCGCTGCTGATTAAAGCGGAAGCGAGCCGTCTGCGCACCATCAACGTCGATGACTTTGAGCCGGATGCGCTGGCGACACAACCGGTGATCCACACGCCGGAAAAGCTGCGCAAGCCCGAAGCCGCCTAA
- the lpcA gene encoding D-sedoheptulose 7-phosphate isomerase encodes MYQDLIRNELNEAAETLANFLKDEANIHAIQRAAVLLADSFKAGGKVLSCGNGGSHCDAMHFAEELTGRYRENRPGYPAIAISDVSHISCVSNDFGYDYVFSRYVEAVGREGDVLLGISTSGNSGNVIKAIAAAREKGMKVITLTGKDGGKMAGTADIEIRVPHFGYADRIQEIHIKVIHILIQLIEKEMVKA; translated from the coding sequence ATGTACCAGGATCTTATTCGTAACGAACTGAACGAAGCGGCGGAAACGCTGGCGAATTTCTTGAAAGATGAAGCCAATATTCACGCTATTCAGCGCGCGGCGGTGCTGCTGGCCGACAGCTTTAAAGCCGGTGGCAAAGTGTTGTCCTGCGGTAACGGCGGCTCGCACTGCGACGCGATGCACTTTGCGGAGGAGTTAACCGGGCGCTACCGTGAAAACCGTCCTGGCTACCCGGCGATCGCCATCTCTGACGTCAGCCATATCTCCTGCGTCAGCAACGACTTCGGTTACGACTATGTATTCTCCCGCTATGTGGAAGCCGTTGGCCGTGAGGGCGACGTGCTGCTGGGGATCTCCACCTCCGGTAACTCTGGCAACGTGATCAAAGCGATTGCCGCGGCGCGTGAGAAGGGGATGAAAGTGATCACCCTGACCGGTAAAGATGGCGGCAAAATGGCCGGCACCGCGGATATCGAAATTCGCGTTCCGCACTTTGGCTATGCCGATCGCATTCAGGAGATCCATATCAAAGTGATCCATATCCTGATTCAGCTGATCGAAAAAGAGATGGTTAAGGCGTAA
- a CDS encoding class II glutamine amidotransferase, with translation MCELLGMSANVPTDICFSFTGLVQRGGGTGPHKDGWGITFYEGKGCRTFKDPQPSYNSPVAKLVQEYPIKSCSVIAHIRQANRGEVALENTHPFTRELWGRNWTYAHNGQLTGYKSLQTGNFRPVGETDSEKAFCWMLHKLTQRYPRTPGNMGAVFKYIATLALELREKGVFNMLLSDGRYVMAFCSTNLFCITRRAPFGVAKLLDQDVEIDFQRETTPNDVVTVIATQPLTANETWHKIMPGEWALFCLGERIV, from the coding sequence ATGTGCGAACTGCTCGGGATGAGCGCTAATGTGCCGACCGATATCTGCTTTAGTTTTACCGGTCTCGTCCAGCGCGGCGGGGGAACCGGGCCGCATAAAGATGGCTGGGGTATTACCTTCTACGAAGGCAAAGGCTGTCGCACCTTCAAAGATCCGCAACCAAGCTACAACTCGCCCGTCGCCAAACTGGTGCAGGAGTACCCCATCAAGTCCTGCTCGGTGATTGCCCATATTCGCCAGGCGAACCGCGGCGAAGTGGCGCTGGAAAATACCCATCCCTTTACCCGTGAACTGTGGGGCCGCAACTGGACCTATGCCCACAACGGCCAATTAACGGGGTATAAATCTTTGCAGACCGGCAACTTCCGCCCGGTGGGGGAAACGGACAGTGAAAAAGCCTTCTGCTGGATGCTGCACAAGCTGACGCAGCGCTACCCGCGCACGCCGGGCAATATGGGGGCGGTGTTTAAGTATATTGCGACGCTGGCGCTGGAGCTGCGTGAGAAGGGCGTGTTCAATATGCTGCTGTCGGACGGGCGCTATGTGATGGCGTTCTGCTCCACCAATCTCTTCTGCATTACCCGCCGCGCGCCGTTTGGCGTGGCGAAGCTGCTGGATCAGGATGTGGAGATTGATTTTCAGCGTGAGACCACACCGAATGATGTGGTCACCGTGATTGCGACGCAGCCGTTAACGGCAAACGAAACCTGGCACAAGATTATGCCAGGCGAGTGGGCGTTATTTTGCCTCGGTGAGCGTATAGTTTGA
- the dpaA gene encoding peptidoglycan meso-diaminopimelic acid protein amidase, translating into MRKIALFIAMLLIPCVSFAGLVGSNSATKPVSKDFKQQLMGSPVYIQIFKEERTLDLYVKMGEQYQLLDSYKICNYSGGLGPKRRQGDFKSPEGFYSVQRSQLKPDSRFYKAINIGFPNNFDRAHGYEGKYLMIHGACVSIGCYAMTDTGIDEIFQFVTAALIFGQPSVQVNIYPFRMTDANMQRHKYSTYADFWKQLKPGYDYFAATHQPPIVAVVDGRYVVSKPLATSVQPQLASNYTLTEAK; encoded by the coding sequence ATGCGCAAAATCGCATTGTTCATTGCGATGCTTCTGATCCCGTGCGTCTCCTTTGCTGGCCTGGTTGGCAGCAACAGTGCCACTAAGCCGGTAAGCAAAGATTTTAAACAGCAGTTGATGGGGTCACCGGTCTATATTCAGATCTTCAAAGAAGAGCGCACCCTTGATCTCTACGTCAAGATGGGCGAACAGTATCAGCTGCTCGACAGCTATAAAATCTGCAACTACTCCGGCGGCCTTGGGCCTAAACGCCGTCAGGGCGATTTTAAAAGCCCGGAGGGGTTCTATTCGGTACAGCGCAGCCAGCTTAAGCCGGACAGCCGTTTCTATAAGGCTATCAATATTGGCTTTCCGAACAACTTTGACCGCGCCCACGGTTATGAAGGCAAATACCTGATGATTCACGGTGCCTGCGTCTCCATCGGCTGCTACGCCATGACGGATACCGGCATTGATGAGATCTTCCAGTTTGTTACCGCAGCGCTGATTTTCGGCCAGCCGAGCGTGCAGGTGAATATCTATCCGTTCCGCATGACCGATGCGAACATGCAGCGTCACAAATATTCGACCTACGCGGATTTCTGGAAGCAGTTGAAGCCGGGGTATGACTACTTCGCGGCCACCCACCAGCCGCCGATTGTCGCCGTGGTGGATGGACGCTACGTGGTCAGCAAGCCGCTGGCTACCTCCGTGCAGCCGCAGCTGGCGTCAAACTATACGCTCACCGAGGCAAAATAA
- the dinB gene encoding DNA polymerase IV, translating to MRKIIHVDMDCFFAAVEMRDNPALRDIPIAIGGSRVQRGVISTANYPARKYGVRSAMPTGMALKLCPHLTLLPGRFDAYKEASRQIRDIFSRYTSLIEPLSLDEAYLDVTDSPHCYGSATLMAQEIRQTIFNETQLTASAGIAPVKFLAKIASDLNKPDGQYVITPAEVPAFLRTLPLSKIPGVGKVSAAKLETLGLRTCEDVQRSDLAMLLKRFGKFGRVLWERSQGIDEREISSERLRKSVGVERTLVEDIHQWEECEAIIERLYPELERRLSVVKPDLRIARQGVKLKFNDFQQTTQEHVWPCLNKEDLLATARQAWDERRGGRGVRLVGLHVTLLDPQLERQLVLGL from the coding sequence ATGCGCAAAATCATACATGTCGATATGGACTGCTTTTTCGCGGCGGTAGAGATGCGCGACAACCCGGCCCTGCGCGACATTCCGATTGCCATTGGTGGCAGCCGCGTGCAGCGCGGCGTCATCAGCACCGCCAACTACCCGGCGCGAAAATATGGCGTGCGCAGCGCGATGCCAACCGGAATGGCGCTAAAACTTTGCCCGCACCTCACGCTGTTACCTGGCCGTTTCGACGCCTATAAAGAAGCCTCCCGCCAGATCCGCGACATCTTCTCGCGCTACACCTCACTGATTGAACCCCTGTCGCTGGATGAAGCCTATCTTGATGTTACCGACAGCCCGCACTGCTACGGCTCTGCAACGCTGATGGCGCAGGAGATCCGCCAGACCATCTTTAATGAGACGCAGCTTACCGCCTCGGCGGGCATCGCGCCGGTGAAGTTCCTCGCTAAAATCGCCTCCGATCTCAATAAGCCCGACGGGCAATATGTGATTACCCCTGCGGAAGTGCCGGCCTTTCTGCGCACGCTGCCGCTGAGCAAAATCCCCGGCGTCGGCAAAGTCTCAGCGGCCAAGCTGGAGACCCTTGGGCTGCGCACCTGTGAGGATGTGCAGAGGAGCGATCTCGCCATGCTGCTTAAGCGGTTTGGCAAGTTTGGCCGCGTATTATGGGAGCGCAGCCAGGGGATCGATGAGCGGGAGATCAGCAGCGAGCGGCTGCGAAAATCGGTCGGCGTTGAGCGCACGCTGGTGGAGGATATTCATCAGTGGGAGGAGTGCGAGGCGATTATCGAGCGGCTCTACCCGGAGCTTGAGCGGCGGCTTTCGGTGGTAAAACCGGATCTGCGCATCGCCCGCCAGGGAGTGAAACTGAAGTTCAACGACTTTCAGCAGACCACCCAGGAGCATGTCTGGCCGTGTCTGAATAAAGAGGATCTGCTCGCCACTGCGCGTCAGGCATGGGATGAGCGACGCGGCGGGCGCGGCGTGCGGCTGGTTGGCCTGCACGTCACACTGCTCGATCCGCAGCTTGAGCGCCAGCTGGTGCTCGGGCTGTAA
- a CDS encoding RNA ligase RtcB family protein → MGNSVCHISDAISYIASENLWIEGSAIQQLHTTAALPGMTRVVGMPDLHPGRGYPIGAAFFSTGRFYPALVGNDIGCGMALWQTNMVRRKYNADKVEKRLSALGDSASADWLDEAVPDAWQNHPWRAALGSIGGGNHFAELQQVDSVSDAALFAQSGLDEQRLLLLAHSGSRGLGQQILRRHVDAFSHAGLVEGSDAARHYLAEHDDALNFARINRALIARRILDHLNADGEALLDVAHNFVEACTVGGEAGWLHRKGATPDGQGLVVIPGSRGDHSWLVMPKVSEVSLYSLAHGAGRKWMRTECKGRLSGKFTPAQLARTPLGSRVICRDRQLIYEEAPQAYKSVESVLECLVDADLVTPVARLRPVLTLKVSGGAGE, encoded by the coding sequence ATGGGCAACTCTGTTTGTCATATCTCAGACGCGATCTCCTATATTGCGTCGGAAAACCTGTGGATCGAAGGTTCAGCGATCCAACAATTACACACCACTGCGGCACTGCCGGGTATGACGCGCGTCGTCGGCATGCCGGATCTTCACCCCGGCCGAGGCTACCCGATTGGCGCGGCCTTTTTCTCCACCGGGCGCTTCTACCCGGCGCTGGTCGGGAACGATATCGGCTGCGGCATGGCGCTGTGGCAGACCAACATGGTACGGCGCAAATATAACGCCGATAAGGTCGAAAAACGCCTCAGCGCGCTAGGCGATAGCGCCTCTGCCGACTGGCTGGATGAAGCGGTGCCGGATGCGTGGCAAAACCACCCTTGGCGCGCCGCGTTGGGATCGATTGGCGGCGGCAACCACTTTGCCGAGCTGCAACAGGTCGATAGCGTGAGCGATGCGGCGCTGTTCGCGCAAAGCGGCCTCGATGAGCAGCGCCTGCTGTTACTGGCCCACAGCGGTTCACGCGGGCTGGGGCAGCAGATTTTGCGCCGCCACGTCGACGCCTTCTCGCACGCCGGGCTGGTGGAGGGGAGCGACGCGGCTCGCCACTATCTTGCCGAGCACGATGACGCGCTTAACTTTGCCCGCATCAACCGGGCGCTGATTGCGCGGCGCATTCTCGATCATCTCAACGCCGATGGCGAAGCGCTGCTCGATGTGGCGCATAACTTCGTCGAAGCCTGCACCGTGGGCGGTGAAGCCGGTTGGCTGCATCGCAAAGGGGCGACGCCGGACGGGCAGGGCCTGGTAGTGATCCCCGGTTCACGCGGCGATCACAGCTGGCTGGTAATGCCGAAAGTGAGCGAGGTGAGCCTCTATTCGCTGGCGCACGGTGCGGGACGCAAATGGATGCGCACCGAGTGCAAAGGGCGCTTGTCCGGGAAATTCACCCCGGCGCAACTGGCACGCACACCGCTCGGCAGCCGGGTGATTTGCCGCGATCGGCAGCTGATCTATGAAGAAGCGCCGCAGGCGTATAAATCGGTTGAGAGCGTGCTTGAGTGCCTGGTCGACGCCGATCTGGTGACGCCGGTTGCGCGCTTGCGCCCGGTGTTAACCCTGAAAGTGAGCGGAGGGGCGGGCGAATGA
- the prfH gene encoding peptide chain release factor H produces the protein MRLLQLSSAQGPDECCLAVGKALARLMEEAEAQKVSLAVIETEAARQPGAYRSVLVSLDGENAQALSARWCGTVQWICPSPYRANHARKNWFIGVAEFIPQTALQDSAIRFETLRSSGPGGQHVNKTDSAVRATHIATGISVKVQSERSQHANKRLAMLLISHRLEQAQDDERAALKSERRLFHHQIERGNPVRTFKGPGFKAQ, from the coding sequence ATGAGACTGTTGCAACTCTCCTCCGCGCAGGGGCCTGATGAGTGCTGCCTGGCAGTGGGTAAAGCGTTAGCGCGGCTGATGGAAGAGGCTGAGGCGCAAAAGGTGTCGCTGGCGGTGATCGAAACGGAAGCGGCGCGCCAGCCGGGCGCCTACCGCTCGGTGCTGGTCTCACTCGATGGCGAAAACGCGCAGGCGCTGAGTGCGCGCTGGTGCGGCACGGTGCAGTGGATCTGCCCGAGCCCCTATCGCGCCAATCATGCACGGAAGAACTGGTTTATCGGCGTGGCGGAGTTTATTCCGCAGACTGCCTTGCAGGATAGCGCCATCCGCTTTGAGACGCTGCGCTCATCCGGGCCGGGCGGCCAGCACGTGAATAAAACCGATTCCGCCGTGCGCGCCACGCATATTGCCACCGGCATTAGCGTAAAAGTGCAGTCGGAGCGCAGCCAGCATGCGAATAAGCGGCTGGCGATGCTGCTGATTTCACACCGGCTGGAGCAGGCGCAGGATGACGAGCGCGCGGCGCTTAAGTCGGAACGCAGGCTGTTTCATCATCAGATAGAGCGCGGCAACCCGGTGCGCACCTTTAAGGGGCCAGGGTTTAAGGCGCAGTAA
- the pepD gene encoding cytosol nonspecific dipeptidase, translating into MSELSQLSPQPLWDIFAKICSIPHPSYHEEQLAEHIMGWAKEQGLHAERDQVGNILIRKPATAGMENRKPVVLQAHLDMVPQKNNDTEHDFTKDPIRPYVDGEWVKARGTTLGADNGIGMASALAVLADSTVQHGPLEVLLTMTEEAGMDGAFGLQANWLQADILINTDSEEEGEIYMGCAGGIDFITTLPLTREAVPAGFETVKLTLKGLKGGHSGADIHLGLGNANKLLARFLAAHAAELDLRLLDFTGGTLRNAIPREAFAVIALPADKAAQLKTLADEYQAILKNELEAKEKNLVVLVDSVSSDKAALTAQSRDAFVRLLNATPNGVIRNSDVAKGVVETSLNVGVVTLQDDSAEIICLIRSLIDSGKDYVVSMLESLGALAGAKTAPKGGYPGWQPDAQSPVMALVRETYQRLFNKMPNIQIIHAGLECGLFKKPYPEMDMVSIGPTITGPHSPDEQVHIESVGHYWTLLTELLKSIPAK; encoded by the coding sequence GTGTCTGAACTGTCTCAACTATCTCCGCAGCCGCTGTGGGATATTTTTGCCAAAATCTGCTCTATTCCGCACCCGTCTTACCATGAAGAACAGCTCGCCGAACACATTATGGGCTGGGCGAAAGAGCAAGGCCTGCACGCAGAGCGCGACCAGGTGGGCAATATCCTGATCCGCAAACCGGCCACGGCCGGGATGGAAAACCGCAAGCCGGTCGTGCTGCAGGCGCACCTCGATATGGTGCCGCAGAAGAACAACGACACAGAACACGACTTCACCAAAGACCCGATTCGCCCCTATGTTGACGGCGAGTGGGTGAAAGCGCGCGGCACCACGCTTGGCGCGGATAACGGCATCGGTATGGCCTCTGCGCTGGCGGTGCTGGCAGACTCCACCGTGCAACACGGTCCGCTGGAAGTGCTGCTGACCATGACTGAAGAAGCGGGCATGGATGGCGCATTCGGCTTACAGGCGAACTGGCTGCAGGCGGATATCCTGATCAACACCGACTCTGAAGAAGAGGGTGAGATCTATATGGGCTGCGCGGGCGGTATCGATTTCATCACTACCCTGCCCCTGACCCGCGAAGCGGTGCCTGCCGGTTTTGAAACCGTCAAACTGACGCTGAAAGGGCTGAAAGGCGGCCACTCCGGCGCCGATATCCATTTAGGTCTGGGCAACGCCAACAAACTGCTGGCGCGCTTCCTGGCGGCTCATGCTGCTGAGCTGGATCTGCGTCTGCTCGACTTCACCGGCGGTACGCTGCGTAACGCCATTCCGCGCGAAGCGTTCGCCGTGATCGCCCTGCCGGCGGATAAAGCCGCACAGCTGAAAACCCTGGCGGATGAGTACCAGGCGATCCTGAAAAACGAGCTGGAAGCGAAAGAGAAGAATCTGGTGGTGCTGGTCGATAGCGTAAGCAGCGACAAAGCGGCGCTGACCGCGCAGTCGCGCGATGCGTTTGTTCGCCTGCTGAACGCCACGCCGAACGGCGTGATCCGCAACTCCGACGTCGCCAAAGGCGTGGTGGAAACCTCGCTGAACGTCGGCGTGGTCACGTTGCAGGATGACAGCGCTGAGATCATCTGCCTGATCCGCTCGCTGATCGATAGCGGTAAAGATTACGTGGTAAGCATGCTGGAATCGCTGGGTGCGCTGGCCGGTGCGAAAACTGCGCCGAAGGGCGGCTACCCGGGCTGGCAGCCGGATGCCCAGTCGCCGGTGATGGCGCTGGTGCGTGAAACCTATCAGCGTCTGTTCAACAAGATGCCGAACATTCAGATTATCCACGCCGGTCTGGAGTGTGGTCTGTTCAAAAAACCCTATCCGGAGATGGATATGGTGTCGATTGGGCCGACCATTACCGGCCCGCACTCGCCGGATGAGCAAGTGCATATCGAAAGCGTGGGCCACTACTGGACCCTGCTGACCGAACTGCTGAAATCTATCCCGGCTAAATAA
- the gpt gene encoding xanthine phosphoribosyltransferase has translation MSEKYVVTWDMLQIHARKLAARLMPSEQWKGIIAVSRGGLVPGALLARELGIRHVDTVCISSYDHDNQRELKVLKRAEGDGEGFIVIDDLVDTGGTAVAIREMYPKAHFVTIFAKPAGRPLVNDYVIDIPQDTWIEQPWDMGVAFVPPISGR, from the coding sequence ATGAGCGAAAAATACGTCGTCACCTGGGACATGTTGCAGATTCACGCCCGCAAACTTGCTGCCCGTTTAATGCCTTCAGAACAGTGGAAAGGCATTATCGCCGTAAGCCGTGGCGGTCTGGTTCCAGGCGCGCTGCTGGCGCGTGAACTGGGCATTCGTCATGTCGATACCGTTTGTATCTCCAGCTATGACCACGACAACCAGCGCGAACTGAAAGTACTGAAGCGCGCGGAAGGCGACGGCGAAGGCTTTATCGTGATTGACGATCTGGTGGATACCGGCGGCACCGCCGTAGCGATCCGCGAAATGTACCCGAAAGCACATTTTGTCACTATCTTCGCCAAGCCGGCCGGTCGCCCGCTGGTGAATGATTATGTGATTGATATCCCGCAGGATACCTGGATTGAGCAGCCGTGGGATATGGGCGTAGCCTTCGTTCCGCCAATCAGCGGCCGTTAA
- the frsA gene encoding esterase FrsA has translation MSQSNLSETLFKPRFKYPETSTLVRRFNPGVQPPVQSALDGKNVPQWYRMINRLMWIWRGIDAREILEVQARIVMSQAERTDAELLDTVVGYRNGNWIYEWSAQAMSWQQKAMQETDSALSGRHWLHASNLYSIAAYPHIKGDSLAEQAQALANRAYEEAAQRLPGSIKELEFAIPGGAPVTGFLHMPEGEGPFPTVLMCGGLDGLQIDYYTLYERYLAPKGIAMLTLDMPSVGFSSKWKLTQDSSLLHQHALQALPNIPWIDHTRVAAFGFRFGANVAVRLAYLEASRLKAVACLGPVVHSLLSEPLRQGDVPEMYLDVLASRLGMHDASDEALRVELNRYSLKTQGLLGRRCPTPMLSGFWQNDPFSPEAESRLITSSSSNGKLLDIPFNPVYRNFDAALRKIVDWINHQFG, from the coding sequence ATGTCCCAGTCAAATCTTAGCGAAACGCTGTTCAAACCCCGCTTTAAATACCCTGAGACCTCGACGCTGGTGCGCCGCTTTAACCCTGGCGTGCAGCCGCCCGTGCAGTCCGCGCTGGATGGCAAAAACGTGCCGCAGTGGTACCGGATGATCAACCGGCTGATGTGGATCTGGCGCGGCATCGACGCGCGCGAGATCCTTGAAGTGCAGGCGCGCATTGTGATGAGCCAGGCCGAGCGCACCGACGCGGAACTGCTCGATACGGTGGTCGGCTACCGCAACGGCAACTGGATCTACGAATGGTCCGCGCAGGCGATGAGCTGGCAGCAAAAAGCGATGCAGGAGACGGACAGTGCGCTGAGCGGCCGCCACTGGCTGCACGCCTCTAACCTCTATAGCATCGCCGCCTATCCTCACATCAAAGGCGATAGCCTGGCCGAACAGGCGCAGGCGCTGGCCAACCGCGCCTATGAAGAGGCCGCGCAGCGCCTGCCGGGCAGCATTAAAGAGCTGGAGTTCGCCATTCCCGGCGGCGCGCCGGTCACCGGCTTTCTGCATATGCCGGAAGGCGAAGGCCCCTTCCCGACGGTGCTGATGTGTGGCGGGCTTGATGGCCTGCAGATCGATTACTACACCCTTTATGAGCGCTACCTGGCCCCGAAAGGCATTGCCATGCTGACGCTCGATATGCCCTCGGTGGGCTTCTCCAGCAAATGGAAGCTGACCCAGGACTCCAGCCTGCTGCATCAGCATGCGCTCCAGGCATTGCCCAACATTCCGTGGATTGACCACACCCGCGTGGCGGCATTTGGTTTCCGCTTTGGTGCCAACGTGGCGGTGCGGCTGGCCTATCTTGAAGCGTCGCGCCTGAAAGCGGTGGCCTGCCTCGGGCCGGTGGTGCATTCCCTGCTTAGCGAGCCGCTGCGTCAGGGCGATGTGCCGGAGATGTATCTGGACGTGCTCGCCAGCCGTTTAGGCATGCATGACGCTTCCGATGAGGCGCTGCGCGTTGAACTTAACCGCTATTCATTAAAAACGCAGGGGTTACTCGGCCGCCGCTGCCCTACGCCGATGCTCTCCGGTTTCTGGCAAAACGATCCCTTCAGCCCGGAGGCGGAGTCGCGCTTAATCACCTCTTCATCCAGTAATGGAAAGCTGCTCGACATCCCGTTTAACCCGGTTTATCGCAATTTTGACGCTGCGCTCAGGAAGATTGTTGACTGGATCAACCATCAGTTCGGTTAA